A genomic segment from bacterium encodes:
- the rpoN gene encoding RNA polymerase factor sigma-54, whose amino-acid sequence MRLEHRLEFRLAQVLLARLNLLELPQLELRQLIEQKIEENPVLEREPEERELPLPEDIDDWDKYPKSVDYNPTEEREMPVIAPKPTLKEYLLSQLRVTLKEPNLIKIGEYIIYSLNEDGYLPISTKEIAEALAKGSCGQVDQKSVELILEQIQEFDPIGVAARNLQECLLIQLRAKQRTSKNAIKIVEKFFKEFMDKNYKKIMKEMKISVSELEDAIQRIKSCRPKPGRIWEGEATYVLPDLVVEHNMDGWVVSLVEDWIPKIKLSDSYRQMLRNPAKLNAQEIGYIKKKWNEANLLIKGIEKRRETLTAIADYITKRGIDFLTHKTNFFKSITMQKVAAAIGRDTSTISRAIKGKWIQLPDGIFELKSFFSGRKIKSYAEILYKIKELVDKEDKACPLKDKEIMNILKKEKFDIARTTIVKYRAQLGIPAADKRRVSY is encoded by the coding sequence ATGAGACTTGAACACAGGTTAGAATTTAGGTTAGCACAGGTTTTATTGGCAAGGCTTAATTTACTTGAGTTGCCACAACTTGAGTTGCGACAACTAATTGAGCAAAAAATTGAAGAAAACCCAGTTCTGGAAAGAGAACCAGAAGAAAGGGAGCTTCCATTACCAGAAGATATAGACGATTGGGATAAGTATCCAAAATCTGTAGACTATAACCCGACTGAAGAAAGAGAGATGCCAGTGATTGCACCTAAACCTACACTTAAAGAATACCTGTTATCACAGCTTAGAGTTACACTTAAAGAGCCTAATCTTATTAAAATTGGTGAGTACATAATTTACTCACTTAATGAAGACGGATATTTACCAATATCAACAAAAGAGATTGCTGAAGCTTTAGCCAAAGGATCATGTGGACAAGTAGACCAAAAGAGTGTTGAACTTATACTTGAACAGATTCAGGAATTTGACCCAATTGGAGTGGCTGCTAGGAACTTACAAGAGTGCTTACTTATACAGCTCAGAGCTAAACAAAGGACTTCAAAGAATGCTATAAAAATAGTTGAAAAATTCTTTAAAGAGTTCATGGATAAAAATTACAAAAAAATTATGAAAGAGATGAAAATTTCAGTCTCTGAATTAGAAGATGCAATACAGCGGATTAAATCGTGTAGACCTAAACCCGGTAGAATATGGGAAGGCGAGGCTACTTATGTTTTGCCAGATTTAGTAGTTGAACACAACATGGATGGATGGGTTGTCTCATTAGTGGAGGATTGGATACCAAAAATTAAGTTGTCGGATTCATATCGGCAAATGCTCAGAAATCCTGCCAAGCTCAATGCACAGGAAATTGGATATATTAAGAAGAAATGGAACGAAGCCAATCTTTTAATTAAAGGGATAGAAAAAAGAAGAGAGACATTGACTGCTATCGCAGACTATATTACAAAAAGGGGAATTGACTTCTTGACACATAAGACCAATTTTTTCAAATCAATTACTATGCAAAAAGTGGCAGCAGCTATAGGGAGGGATACATCTACTATATCAAGGGCAATTAAAGGAAAGTGGATACAACTGCCTGACGGTATCTTTGAGCTCAAGAGCTTTTTTTCGGGTAGAAAGATAAAAAGCTACGCAGAAATATTGTACAAGATAAAAGAGTTAGTTGACAAAGAAGACAAAGCTTGCCCATTGAAAGATAAAGAAATTATGAACATTTTAAAAAAAGAAAAATTTGATATTGCAAGAACTACTATAGTAAAATATAGAGCTCAACTCGGAATACCAGCCGCTGATAAGAGAAGAGTCAGCTATTAA
- the rpoC gene encoding DNA-directed RNA polymerase subunit beta': MDFNAIQIRIASPDTIHSWSKGEVTKAETINYRTQKPERDGLFCEHIFGPVKDYECSCGKYKGIRYRGIICERCKVEVTLSRVRRERMGHIELASPVAHIWFYKVPPSRMGLLLDLSVNKIERVIYYESYIVIHQGNTPYKKGTLLSEIDYERIMSQNPDGFVAKMGASALIDLLAELDLDELSANLKMLIKVETAPEKRKKILQRLKIVEGFRVSQTEPKWMILTVLPVIPPDLRPLVPLEGGRFATSDLNELYRRIITRNNRLKNLMAIKAPEIILKNERRMLQEAVEALFDNLRRSTPVKGKGGRPLKSLSDTLKGKQGRFRRNLLGKRVDYSGRSVIVVDPELQIYECGIPKIMALELFKPFIIRELEKEGYAQSVKVARKLLEEGAKEVWGILERIVKNRPVLLNRAPTLHRLSLQAFMPKLVEGKAIRISPLICVPFNADFDGDQMAVHVPLSAEAQIESLILMLSANNILSPANGSPISVPTQDVVVGVYWLTKEKEGEPTEGKVFGSADEVVAYYNTHLQGEVALHTRIRYWVGDKFINTTIGRVIFNQILPEGMEFVNKTLDKNELRELIKAIYIKFGSYVIVKFLDDLKRLGYEYSTQSGLTIGINDMIIPEHKHEIIERALTEVERIQDGYKKGVITESERYNTVIDTWIHATNRIEKETLRALEQDKGGFNPLYMMAKSGARGNMDQVRQITGVRGLMTRPKMGGEVGEIIETPITSNFREGLNVLEYFISTHGARKGLTDTALKTAQAGYLTRKLVDAVQDIIITEEDCGTIMGIDVGPIKEGEQIIEPISERIEGRFVLEDVINPITSRVIVFGGQEVTEDKALEIEECRIEKVRIRSVLTCEAKRGVCQKCYGRNLATGRLVEIGEAVGVVAAQSIGEPGTQLTLRTFHIGGIATRIAKESQMKAPHEGKVRFENLKLYTRKDGVQVCGFKDGKIHLEHKMGKLSYKVPYGAAVRVQDGEFVPKDKIMFEWDPYSFPIISNADGNVKFSGLIENVTYRLEYDERTGRKQPVVVAHRKIHPELHVCKDGSKLGSYLLPIKAHILVQDGAKVSSGDILAKIPREITKTRDITGGLPRVIELFEARHPNNKAIVTEIDGIVEFKQPEHGYRIIAIQGTHEQRAYRIPYGKHLLVYNGEEVKAGDKLTEGPIDPHDVLRIKGVQAAQEFLVNQIQEVYRLQGVKIDDKHIGLVVRQMLASVRIKEPGDTMFVEEELVNKLKLMDENDKIAELGGKGATFEPILLGVTRSILTTDSFISAASFQETTRVLTDAAIQGKKDTLLGMKENVLMGSLIPAGTGVRALLASLSPR; this comes from the coding sequence ATGGATTTTAACGCTATCCAAATAAGGATAGCCTCGCCTGATACAATTCACAGCTGGTCAAAGGGGGAGGTAACAAAGGCTGAAACTATAAATTACCGGACTCAGAAGCCAGAGCGAGATGGTCTATTTTGCGAACATATATTTGGTCCCGTAAAGGACTATGAATGTAGTTGTGGTAAATATAAAGGGATAAGGTATCGTGGTATAATCTGTGAGCGTTGTAAGGTGGAAGTAACTCTTTCAAGGGTGCGTCGCGAGCGTATGGGTCATATAGAGCTAGCTTCACCTGTGGCGCATATTTGGTTTTATAAGGTCCCACCATCAAGGATGGGATTATTGTTAGACTTATCAGTGAATAAGATTGAAAGGGTAATCTACTACGAGTCTTACATCGTGATTCATCAGGGAAATACGCCTTATAAGAAAGGAACTTTACTATCAGAGATAGATTATGAAAGGATAATGAGTCAAAATCCTGATGGCTTTGTTGCAAAAATGGGAGCAAGTGCACTTATTGATCTATTAGCCGAACTTGACCTTGATGAACTATCAGCTAATCTAAAGATGCTTATAAAAGTAGAGACTGCACCGGAAAAGAGGAAAAAAATTCTTCAACGTCTTAAAATAGTGGAAGGCTTTAGGGTGTCGCAAACAGAGCCTAAATGGATGATACTCACAGTTTTACCTGTAATTCCTCCGGATTTACGTCCTCTTGTCCCACTTGAGGGCGGTAGATTTGCGACTTCAGATTTGAATGAGTTGTATAGAAGAATTATAACAAGGAATAATAGACTTAAAAATCTAATGGCCATTAAAGCGCCGGAAATAATTCTTAAGAATGAGAGAAGGATGCTACAGGAAGCAGTTGAAGCTCTGTTTGATAATTTGAGGCGTAGTACGCCAGTCAAAGGTAAAGGGGGACGGCCACTAAAGTCTCTATCCGATACTTTAAAAGGTAAGCAAGGCAGATTTAGGCGTAATTTATTAGGGAAGAGGGTAGATTATTCTGGTAGGTCGGTTATTGTGGTGGACCCTGAACTCCAAATCTATGAGTGTGGTATACCCAAAATAATGGCGCTTGAACTTTTTAAACCATTCATCATAAGAGAACTTGAGAAAGAAGGCTATGCCCAGTCAGTAAAGGTGGCAAGGAAACTACTTGAGGAGGGAGCAAAAGAGGTATGGGGTATCCTTGAGCGTATAGTGAAGAATAGGCCAGTGCTGTTAAATCGGGCACCGACATTACATAGACTTTCGTTACAAGCTTTTATGCCAAAATTAGTAGAAGGTAAAGCCATAAGGATATCGCCGCTAATCTGTGTCCCATTTAATGCAGATTTTGATGGTGACCAAATGGCAGTCCATGTCCCATTATCGGCTGAGGCGCAAATTGAGTCCCTTATTCTAATGCTTTCTGCAAATAATATTCTATCACCCGCTAATGGTAGTCCTATTTCTGTGCCAACTCAGGATGTTGTAGTAGGAGTGTATTGGCTGACAAAAGAAAAAGAAGGAGAGCCCACAGAGGGTAAAGTATTTGGGAGCGCTGATGAAGTAGTGGCGTATTACAATACGCATTTACAAGGAGAGGTGGCACTCCATACAAGGATAAGATACTGGGTCGGTGATAAGTTTATTAATACGACTATAGGAAGGGTAATCTTTAATCAGATTCTTCCAGAAGGGATGGAATTTGTTAATAAGACATTAGATAAAAATGAATTAAGAGAACTTATTAAGGCTATTTATATAAAGTTTGGAAGTTATGTAATAGTAAAGTTTCTTGACGATTTAAAAAGACTTGGTTACGAATACTCTACACAGTCCGGGTTAACTATAGGAATAAATGATATGATAATTCCTGAGCATAAGCATGAGATTATAGAGCGTGCACTTACGGAGGTCGAGCGGATTCAAGATGGATACAAGAAAGGGGTAATAACTGAAAGTGAAAGGTATAATACAGTTATAGATACTTGGATACATGCAACGAATCGGATTGAGAAGGAGACTCTGCGTGCACTTGAACAAGATAAGGGTGGTTTTAATCCATTATATATGATGGCTAAATCAGGTGCAAGAGGTAATATGGACCAAGTACGGCAGATTACAGGAGTTAGGGGACTTATGACAAGACCTAAGATGGGCGGCGAGGTAGGTGAAATTATAGAGACTCCTATAACTTCAAATTTTAGAGAAGGCTTAAATGTACTTGAATACTTCATATCTACTCATGGGGCAAGAAAAGGGCTAACAGATACTGCACTTAAGACTGCACAAGCAGGATATCTCACAAGGAAGCTTGTAGATGCAGTCCAAGATATCATAATAACTGAGGAAGATTGTGGTACAATTATGGGGATAGATGTTGGCCCAATAAAAGAAGGTGAGCAGATTATAGAGCCTATATCTGAACGCATTGAAGGTAGGTTTGTGCTTGAAGATGTGATTAACCCAATAACTTCACGTGTGATAGTATTTGGAGGGCAAGAAGTTACAGAGGATAAGGCTTTAGAGATTGAGGAATGTAGAATAGAAAAGGTGCGGATTAGGTCTGTGCTTACTTGTGAGGCGAAACGTGGAGTTTGTCAAAAGTGTTACGGTAGGAATCTTGCTACAGGTAGATTAGTAGAAATTGGTGAAGCGGTGGGTGTGGTAGCAGCTCAGTCAATTGGTGAACCCGGCACACAGTTAACACTACGCACATTCCATATAGGAGGGATAGCTACCCGAATAGCTAAGGAATCACAGATGAAGGCTCCACACGAAGGAAAGGTTAGATTTGAGAACTTAAAACTTTATACTCGGAAAGATGGAGTTCAGGTATGCGGCTTTAAAGATGGGAAAATTCACTTAGAACACAAGATGGGGAAGCTTTCTTACAAGGTCCCATACGGAGCGGCAGTTAGAGTGCAAGATGGTGAATTTGTACCTAAAGATAAGATTATGTTTGAATGGGACCCGTATTCATTTCCGATAATCTCTAATGCTGATGGAAATGTGAAGTTTTCTGGCTTAATAGAAAATGTTACATACAGACTAGAGTACGATGAACGAACAGGTAGAAAACAGCCAGTTGTGGTGGCTCACAGGAAGATTCATCCTGAATTACATGTGTGTAAGGATGGGAGTAAGCTTGGAAGTTACTTACTTCCTATAAAAGCGCATATACTTGTGCAAGATGGAGCAAAGGTATCTTCAGGTGATATACTTGCTAAGATTCCACGTGAAATTACAAAGACACGTGATATCACTGGCGGTCTTCCTAGAGTGATAGAACTATTCGAAGCTAGGCATCCAAATAATAAAGCAATTGTTACTGAGATTGATGGGATAGTGGAGTTTAAGCAACCAGAACATGGCTATAGAATTATTGCAATTCAGGGAACACATGAACAGAGGGCGTATCGTATTCCTTACGGAAAGCATCTGCTTGTCTATAATGGTGAGGAAGTTAAAGCGGGTGACAAGCTGACTGAAGGACCTATTGATCCGCACGATGTATTGAGAATAAAGGGAGTGCAAGCTGCACAGGAATTCCTTGTTAATCAGATTCAGGAAGTTTACAGACTGCAAGGGGTCAAGATAGATGATAAACATATAGGACTTGTTGTACGTCAGATGTTAGCTAGTGTACGGATAAAAGAGCCGGGTGACACAATGTTTGTTGAGGAAGAACTGGTCAACAAATTAAAGTTAATGGATGAGAATGATAAGATTGCAGAGCTCGGCGGTAAAGGGGCTACATTTGAGCCTATCCTTTTGGGCGTTACGCGCTCAATTCTGACTACGGATTCATTTATTTCAGCTGCCTCATTCCAGGAGACTACAAGAGTACTTACAGATGCCGCTATTCAAGGAAAAAAGGATACATTACTTGGAATGAAGGAAAATGTTTTAATGGGTAGCTTAATTCCGGCTGGAACAGGAGTGAGAGCATTACTTGCCTCGCTGAGTCCTCGCTGA
- the lptC gene encoding LPS export ABC transporter periplasmic protein LptC has translation MKYLLILIPIFIFGCKTKEKETVQPHREADEIVMNFELVETVKGISNFRLKANKALSYKDRTVVYGVTLVFYKGGAPYATLASDSGVLFIPSNDMEAMGNVKVVGIDGTVLETEMIKWVNAINKIMTEDKVIITTKENKKIEGRCFESDPGLSHIKLKETYGYGD, from the coding sequence ATGAAGTATCTATTAATTTTAATCCCTATTTTTATTTTTGGCTGTAAAACAAAGGAAAAAGAAACAGTTCAACCGCATAGGGAAGCTGATGAGATAGTGATGAACTTTGAACTTGTTGAGACAGTTAAAGGGATTTCAAATTTTAGACTTAAAGCAAATAAAGCGCTATCATACAAAGATAGGACTGTTGTCTATGGAGTTACACTCGTATTTTATAAGGGTGGAGCCCCTTACGCTACACTCGCTTCGGATAGTGGAGTCTTATTTATCCCTTCTAATGATATGGAAGCGATGGGAAATGTTAAAGTTGTTGGAATAGATGGCACTGTGCTTGAAACTGAGATGATAAAATGGGTTAATGCAATTAATAAAATAATGACTGAGGATAAGGTTATTATTACAACAAAAGAGAATAAAAAAATTGAAGGCAGATGCTTTGAAAGCGACCCAGGGCTATCTCATATAAAACTTAAGGAAACTTATGGGTATGGTGATTAG
- a CDS encoding DegT/DnrJ/EryC1/StrS family aminotransferase yields the protein MNIPIVDLRAQYLSIKSEIDSAIKRVIDSMDFVGGDEISKFETEFANFCGAKYGVATASGSTALDLALLAFGIGEGDEVITTPFTFIATTEAITHVGAKIVFADIEPKSYNINTDEIKQKITKRTKAIIPVHIFGHPCDMEPIIKLANEHNLIVIEDAAQAHGAEYKGKRVGSFGDAACFSFYPGKNLGAYGHCGMVVTNNEKIADKVRLLACHGQHKKYMYEMEGYNYRADSIQTAILRVKLKRLEEWNEKRRRNAKLYNTLLEDTTIITPKELQDAKHVYHLYTIRTKHREKLAKWLKSKGIDTAIHYPIPLHLQPAYKYLGYKEGSFTVAEECCTQVLSLPMFAELTEEQIELIVKEIKQASLQ from the coding sequence ATGAACATACCAATTGTTGACTTGAGAGCCCAATACCTATCTATAAAGTCTGAAATAGATAGCGCAATTAAAAGAGTCATTGACTCAATGGACTTTGTTGGAGGAGATGAAATTTCAAAATTTGAGACTGAATTTGCAAACTTTTGTGGAGCTAAATATGGAGTTGCTACAGCATCTGGGTCAACTGCTTTAGACTTGGCGCTTCTTGCATTTGGAATTGGAGAAGGAGATGAAGTGATTACCACACCATTTACATTTATTGCTACAACTGAAGCTATCACACACGTTGGCGCCAAGATAGTGTTTGCAGATATTGAACCCAAATCATATAATATTAATACCGATGAAATTAAACAAAAAATTACAAAACGCACTAAAGCCATAATACCAGTCCACATTTTTGGCCACCCTTGTGATATGGAACCAATCATTAAACTTGCTAATGAACACAACTTAATAGTAATAGAAGATGCTGCTCAAGCACATGGTGCAGAATACAAAGGAAAGAGAGTTGGCAGCTTTGGCGATGCCGCATGCTTCTCATTTTATCCAGGTAAAAATCTGGGTGCATACGGACACTGTGGGATGGTTGTTACTAATAATGAAAAGATTGCTGATAAGGTCAGATTGCTTGCCTGTCATGGCCAACATAAAAAATATATGTACGAAATGGAAGGCTATAATTACCGCGCTGATAGTATACAGACGGCAATTTTAAGAGTTAAACTGAAAAGACTTGAAGAATGGAATGAAAAACGAAGAAGAAATGCAAAGTTATACAATACATTGCTTGAAGACACTACAATCATTACTCCAAAAGAGCTTCAGGATGCTAAACATGTTTATCATTTATATACGATTAGAACTAAACACAGAGAGAAACTCGCAAAGTGGCTTAAATCAAAAGGAATAGATACAGCTATACATTACCCTATACCTCTGCATTTACAGCCTGCATACAAATATCTCGGATATAAAGAGGGAAGCTTTACAGTTGCTGAAGAATGCTGTACTCAAGTTTTATCACTGCCAATGTTCGCTGAACTCACAGAGGAACAGATTGAACTCATTGTGAAAGAGATTAAACAAGCTAGTTTACAATAA
- the rpsL gene encoding 30S ribosomal protein S12 translates to MPTINQLIRKRRRVQKSKSKAPALLGAPQRRGVCTKVYTVTPKKPNSALRKVAKVRLTTGDEVICYIPGEGHSLQEHSIVLIKGGRVKDLPGVKYHVIRGALDAVGVDGRRQGRSRYGVKRPKEGTK, encoded by the coding sequence ATGCCAACAATAAATCAACTGATAAGAAAGAGGAGGAGAGTCCAAAAGAGTAAATCTAAGGCACCCGCATTATTAGGTGCACCGCAAAGGAGGGGGGTGTGTACTAAAGTGTATACAGTTACACCAAAAAAACCAAACTCTGCTTTAAGGAAAGTAGCTAAGGTTAGACTTACAACTGGTGATGAAGTAATATGCTACATTCCAGGGGAAGGACACTCTTTACAAGAGCACTCAATTGTCCTTATTAAGGGAGGGAGGGTAAAAGATTTGCCAGGTGTTAAGTATCATGTAATTAGAGGGGCACTTGATGCTGTGGGAGTTGATGGCAGACGCCAGGGAAGGTCAAGATATGGAGTAAAAAGGCCTAAAGAAGGAACAAAATAA
- the lptB gene encoding LPS export ABC transporter ATP-binding protein codes for MEILRTESLSKSYKRRKVVDNVELELKRGEVVGLLGPNGAGKTTTFYMVIGLIAPEYGKVFINGKDITYEPMHRRAKMGIGYLPQEASIFRKLTVEQNIMAVLEIVETSHKVRSDRLEQIISMLGIDKIRKQLGNRISGGERRRVEIGRVLAINPTYLLLDEPFTGVDPIVREDIQQIIKELKTQGIGILVTDHNVRETLEITDRAYIMYEGKILMSGSSSELVEDPTARKLYLGEKFRL; via the coding sequence ATGGAGATTTTAAGAACTGAATCTCTTTCTAAAAGTTACAAACGGAGAAAAGTGGTAGATAATGTGGAACTTGAGCTTAAAAGGGGTGAAGTTGTTGGGCTACTTGGTCCAAATGGCGCAGGAAAGACGACTACTTTTTATATGGTTATAGGACTTATTGCTCCAGAATATGGGAAAGTATTTATTAATGGGAAAGATATTACTTATGAGCCTATGCACAGAAGAGCTAAGATGGGGATTGGGTATTTGCCACAGGAGGCATCTATTTTTAGGAAGCTGACTGTTGAGCAAAATATTATGGCTGTACTAGAAATTGTTGAGACATCACATAAAGTTAGAAGCGATAGACTTGAACAGATTATATCAATGCTCGGTATAGACAAGATTAGAAAACAATTAGGAAATAGAATTTCAGGTGGTGAAAGGAGGAGGGTTGAAATTGGGAGAGTGCTTGCAATAAACCCAACTTACTTACTGTTAGATGAGCCATTTACAGGAGTTGACCCTATTGTACGTGAGGATATACAACAGATAATTAAAGAACTGAAAACACAGGGAATTGGAATACTTGTCACAGACCATAATGTGAGAGAGACACTTGAAATTACTGACCGTGCATATATAATGTATGAGGGTAAGATACTGATGTCAGGTAGTTCAAGTGAATTAGTTGAAGACCCTACTGCAAGAAAGTTATACCTGGGTGAAAAATTTAGATTATGA
- the mtnA gene encoding S-methyl-5-thioribose-1-phosphate isomerase: protein MYNLKFSTISWDKGKVKILDQTLLPAKVYYQNIQTHLGIADAIQNLKIRGAPLIGVAAAYGVALAAYNSKAKNYQKFKKDVKASIDILKSTRPTGYNLFSTLKRMTQLLNDSPTQQVNELKSLILQEAHLIKKEDEEICQKIGENGLHLIINGAHILTHCNAGALATAGIGTALAPVYLAKRDGKKPKVFVTETRPVLQGARLTAWELLQAEIEVTLICDSAKGALFKNKKVDICIVGADRIAKNGDVANKIGTYTLAVIAKMHNVPFYVAAPISSFDNTILSGAQIPIEERSPDEVRKIGNFEIAPRGVEVFNPAFDVTPHEYITGYITENGIQKPPFN, encoded by the coding sequence GTGTATAATCTTAAGTTCTCAACAATTTCTTGGGACAAAGGTAAAGTAAAAATACTTGACCAAACCCTACTACCTGCAAAAGTCTATTATCAAAATATTCAGACACATCTCGGAATAGCTGATGCAATTCAGAACCTTAAAATTAGAGGCGCACCATTAATAGGGGTAGCAGCTGCTTATGGGGTTGCACTTGCTGCATATAATTCAAAAGCCAAAAATTATCAGAAATTTAAGAAAGATGTTAAAGCTTCAATTGATATTCTTAAAAGTACACGCCCCACCGGATACAATCTATTTTCAACCTTAAAGCGGATGACTCAACTACTCAATGACTCACCGACTCAACAAGTCAACGAACTTAAATCACTTATTTTACAAGAAGCCCATCTTATCAAAAAAGAGGATGAAGAAATTTGTCAGAAAATAGGCGAAAATGGGTTACATCTTATCATTAATGGAGCACATATTTTGACGCATTGCAACGCTGGTGCACTCGCTACTGCCGGAATTGGAACTGCATTGGCGCCTGTCTATTTAGCAAAGAGGGATGGTAAAAAGCCAAAAGTGTTTGTCACAGAGACTAGACCAGTGCTACAAGGTGCTAGACTTACCGCTTGGGAGCTGTTACAAGCAGAAATTGAAGTTACTTTAATCTGTGACAGTGCAAAAGGAGCGCTTTTTAAGAATAAAAAAGTAGATATATGTATTGTTGGAGCTGATAGGATTGCTAAAAATGGAGATGTGGCTAATAAAATAGGGACATATACACTGGCAGTAATTGCTAAGATGCACAATGTACCATTTTATGTCGCTGCCCCTATTTCAAGCTTTGACAATACAATCTTATCTGGAGCACAAATTCCAATTGAAGAACGTAGCCCAGATGAGGTTAGAAAGATAGGAAATTTTGAAATAGCGCCCAGAGGAGTGGAAGTTTTTAATCCAGCATTTGATGTCACGCCGCATGAGTATATCACAGGATATATTACAGAAAATGGGATACAAAAGCCTCCTTTTAATTAG
- a CDS encoding DHH family phosphoesterase, with product MTKKLNYELSTVDDAKVVELSNAIGITPAFAQILIARGYESIDKVNEFINPKFENLRDPFELPNMKIAVERVINAVKNKEHIIVWGHEDADGMSATALLVNVIRDIGGIVEWYIPKKDSHGLDTDKVNELVSKGVTLTITVDCGSSNTKPIDGIDIIITDHHEFPKGIPPVQAFINPKNNYKFDDLAGVGVAYKLAQAVGMQKMNITALQWNSATRKLLPLVLIGTIADKVKLVNENRVFVKLGNEAIKGSIFERIGISETIKLLNSVSRLDPNQGVEFLLHNDEQILSKLANAKKEQDEKIEEAYQKLSELKPITKGGVVIYIFDAAPIDPDVIGICAARVASYKEAPCIIITQRKDGTLVGECRAPEEFDFIKLLMKFDDILIDWGGHKLAAGFSMEANRLKEFKKRVAKLLSGSFGAPDPKLVAIKIDAEVKQEEITPNFLNELKLLEPYGPENTEPLLLTRKLKRGKMEWLDSLPDGEFDIIWTIKNRKPQLVSKID from the coding sequence ATGACAAAAAAATTAAATTACGAACTGTCTACTGTTGATGACGCTAAAGTGGTGGAGCTATCTAATGCTATAGGGATAACACCAGCCTTTGCACAAATACTTATAGCAAGAGGATATGAGAGTATAGACAAAGTTAACGAGTTCATTAACCCAAAATTTGAAAATTTAAGAGACCCATTTGAGTTACCCAATATGAAAATTGCAGTTGAAAGAGTTATAAATGCAGTTAAAAACAAAGAGCATATCATTGTTTGGGGACATGAAGATGCTGACGGAATGAGTGCTACAGCACTGCTTGTTAATGTGATTAGAGACATTGGTGGAATCGTTGAATGGTACATCCCAAAAAAGGATAGCCACGGACTTGACACAGACAAAGTCAACGAGTTAGTTTCAAAAGGCGTGACTCTCACAATCACAGTTGACTGCGGGAGCTCAAATACGAAACCAATTGATGGAATTGATATCATTATTACTGACCACCACGAGTTCCCTAAAGGAATACCACCAGTACAGGCTTTTATAAATCCTAAAAATAACTATAAATTTGACGACCTCGCAGGAGTTGGTGTCGCTTATAAATTAGCACAAGCTGTGGGAATGCAAAAAATGAATATTACAGCTTTGCAATGGAATTCTGCTACTCGTAAACTATTGCCACTTGTCCTTATCGGAACAATTGCAGATAAAGTTAAGTTAGTGAATGAGAATCGTGTATTTGTTAAGCTCGGAAACGAAGCTATTAAGGGCTCTATTTTTGAACGCATCGGTATATCTGAGACAATTAAGTTGCTCAACTCAGTAAGCAGACTTGACCCAAATCAAGGAGTTGAATTCCTGTTACATAACGATGAGCAAATACTATCAAAACTTGCTAATGCTAAAAAAGAACAGGACGAAAAAATAGAAGAAGCGTATCAGAAGTTAAGTGAACTCAAACCAATTACCAAAGGCGGCGTAGTAATTTACATTTTTGATGCAGCTCCTATAGACCCTGATGTTATAGGAATTTGTGCAGCTAGGGTAGCAAGTTACAAAGAGGCACCGTGTATTATTATAACTCAAAGAAAAGATGGAACCCTTGTAGGCGAATGCCGTGCACCTGAGGAATTTGACTTTATAAAATTACTTATGAAATTTGATGATATTCTCATTGACTGGGGTGGTCATAAGCTGGCAGCAGGGTTCTCAATGGAAGCTAACAGATTGAAAGAATTTAAGAAACGAGTAGCTAAACTTTTATCGGGTAGTTTTGGGGCTCCTGACCCAAAACTAGTAGCTATAAAAATAGACGCAGAAGTCAAACAAGAGGAAATTACACCTAATTTTTTGAACGAATTGAAACTACTTGAGCCATATGGACCGGAGAACACAGAACCTTTATTACTTACAAGAAAACTCAAAAGAGGAAAGATGGAGTGGCTTGATTCACTCCCTGACGGCGAGTTCGACATCATATGGACAATAAAAAATAGAAAACCACAACTTGTATCCAAGATAGATTGA